Below is a genomic region from Gadus macrocephalus chromosome 14, ASM3116895v1.
TGTGAAACTGGCACATATGGTTAGTTACCAGTGAGCTGAATTTACCTGGCAGGGGGGGAAGCGATAGTGTCTTGCTTCTGCTTTCCCTCAACCTCTTTCTCAttgttcctctccctcctctaccTGTCCGGAGTTTTATGAACATTTTCACACGCTGGGAATGCTCCGTTTGGTGAAGGCAAGCGTTGGCGTCTGGGTGCTGTGTGCCGGAGGCAGGAGGCAAAATGTGTGctgtaaacaaatcaaaagtTTGCACATCCAAGATGAAGGGCGAGACTATCGAGTCATTCGTAATCGTGCCTGTTGTTGCGTTGATATCAATACTACATGTGTTTGGGTGTCTATTAACACTTTCTGAGAGGGTCttaagtctctctctgtcttaccCACAACGAAATGTATTTAAAGCTAGTTTTACTTCCCACACTTTCATTTACTAAGGCAAACCGCTTGTTTTTCCCCATCACACCAGTGAGTGCCATGGCTTGTGGTCGCAGTAAGAGGTATCTGCTGCTATCGGTTCTCTCCTACAGGGACCTTCACCGTAGTCTGGTCTTTAGCAGCACATTAGACTTCATGGTCTGAATCTTTGGCCTACACCTTAGAAAGGGGAACAACAGTCAGAGACTGGTACAGACGTTTCCCCCAAGTGCTGAGTCAGTAGGTTCAGTTGATGGAACAGATGACACATGTAAACCTGATTCGATGCTTCACTAGGATACAGGAATAGCTGCCGGGCAAGATAGACACCATTTATCTATGATGCAAATGTTGTTGGATAAAAACATTCCTGGATGTATTGCTTTGGatttaaagtgtctgctaaatgactgcaTTGTAAAAAGTAGTTGAActagaagtagaagtagtagtaattTAAGTAAAGCAGCTTGCGTTGTGACCTTTAGACGCGGGAGGGGCATTCATTTAGATATCGTCAAATCACCTTAAACTGTTAAGGCGTGGCAACAGACCTGTTCCAGTCCCCACAGCTACAAAGGGAATTCAGGACCTACTCGTCTATTCATCAAGTAAACTTCATTTCTataatcacagttacagtctcaacACCCAAAGCTCCCAGAGACGTGAGGAAAAACTCCCCTCAGGGAAATGAGAAGGAACACGGAAGAGGGATCTGTATAATGACctgcttgttgtgtgtgtgtgtgtgtgtgtgtgtgtgtgtgtgtgtgtgtgtgtgtgtgtgtgtgtgtgtgtgtgtgtgtgtgtgtgtgtgtgtgtgtgtgtgtgtgtgtgtgtgtgtgtgtgtgtgtgtgtgtaggacccCATTAGGCAGAGCGCGCGCCTGGCTGCGCCTGGCGCTCATGCAGAAGAGACTAGCGGACTACTTAAGACTCCTGATTACCAGGAAAGACCTgctgaggtacacacacacacacacacacacacacacacacacacacacacacacacacacacacacacacacacacacacacacacacacacacacacacacacacacacacacacacacacacacacaccaggagacCTGAACTCAGTTGGTGCTTCATGCCGTTCGTCCTCGTCTTGCTAACACGCTGAAAGCCAGCAAAAAAATGGCCCTTTAATCAAAACAACGAGTGTCAAATGACCGTTCTCTTACCATCACTTTGAGTCAACATTGGACGACCCGTGGGCGTGTTACTGTGTACCTTCCACAGTGACTTCTACGAGAGCTCCGCTGtgttgttggaggaggagggagccgTCATCGTGGGCCTGCTCGTGGGACTGAACGTCATCGACGCCAACCTCTGTGTGAAGGGAGAGGATCTGGATTCCCAGGTtaacacactcgcacgcacacgcacacatatgcatacacgtacacacacacacacacacacgtacatacccatgcaaatacacacgcacattgcACGCATTCACTCTCACACAGATATGTGATGTTATGATTTCAAGGAGATCCTATAAAGTCGGTATATGTTCCTTTCTCTTGCCATCGGGGAACTTGGGCTACTTGAACAAGCCCCGATTTACCCCTCTTCAAAACGTTTTTTCTCTTTTAAGTATGTATGTTTTATTTCTCATGGATACGTATTCATGAATGTTTTTTGTCTCCTTGCAGGTCGGGGTGATAGACTTCTCCATGTACCTGAAGAATGACATTGACGACTACAGGAGCGAAGAGAGGTAGAATTGCTTTCCGTCCATTTCGAAATAtttctacttctctctctctctcatcatctcTAATCAAATTGGGTACGTCCGTTTGCAGAATTCTATTTTCATCTCTGTTTCCATGTCAACAGGAACAGTCAGATAGCCTCCATCTTGGATCAGAAGAACTATGTGGAGGAGTTGAACAGACAACTGAAGTATGATTTACTTACACCCTATAGTCTTAAATGTGGATTTCACCATCAATCATCTAGTTCATATTTAATATTCAATAAGGAAGTCTATGTTTACTTTGTCTTGTAGTGTGGGGCCTGTAATTGTTCAATTATTGTACGACACAATTTGACAGTTTGAATTATACAATACCATAAATACGATATTGCCAGCTGATAATAATATGAGCTGTTCTCTCAGAGTTCCTGTACATATTATTCAGCCGTAGATAGTGGATAGGAGCGTGGTTCTGATTAAAGCGATGCAGACTCTTTTATGATGGATATCTGGTTGACTGTCCCAGCGTGTCTAAGGAGGAGAATATGTAGAaataatcagtgtgtgtgtttgtgatttgttcAGCTCCACAGTCAATGGTCTTCAGGGCAGGGTGGACAATCTGGAGAAGTCGAACACTAAGCTCATAGAGGAGGTGGGACTCGAACCATGAACAATGTTTGCTTTAGTCCATTCATAGCATGTGATTGTtatatgtgtttatgtattatgtatttGCTTTCAGTTGGCGATAGCCAAGAACAACATCATCAAACTCCAGGAGGAAAATCAACAGCTAAGAAGTGAAAACAGCCTCATTTTACTAAAAGCAAAACAACATTTAGAGGTATCAAGACTGTAACTGTTAccactgtgacacacacacacacacacacgcgcgcgcgcgcgcgcgcgcacacacacacacacacacacacacacacacacacacacacacacacacacacacacacacacacacacacacacacacacacacacacacacacacacacacacacacacacacacacactattgggAAGAACTCGATTCTAAAGGCGTGGTGTCTGTGCAGCTGACGCAGGGCGATGTGACCGTGGAAAGggacacatacaaacagtccCGCCAGGGTCTGGACGAGATGTACAACGAAGCCCAGAGACAACTGAAGGAGGAGTGCCAGCTCAGACAGGTGGGAAGGatcatgggagggggggggggaatgatgtCCGGTCTggctgtgttaatgtgtgtcagtgttttaaTGAAAATAATCCGGTTGCACGTGTTCAGGATGTGGAGAACGAGCTGGTGGTGCAGGTGTCCATGAAACAGGAAATGGAACTGGCTATGAAACTTCTTGAGAAGGACATCCACGAGAAACAGGTGAGACTTGGTTCCTTTGGTGCGTGTTTAGGCAGGAGACCAAACACTGGGTGGTACCCTGCATTGGCTCTTCCTCTCACACTTCATTAAACATCACAGAATTATCCCAGATTATATCTTGTTGGTGCAATCGATGAATCAAAATTGtcattgttttgtatttgtgGCTTTGGCTTCTAAATCCTGAAATGTTCCTGTCACACTCAGGAAGTGTGatgtataattgttttattttctacATTTCTGTATGCAAAAGTAAAACCAAGATTTGAATGCAGAAATCTAGATAGAGAAAGTAAAGAAGACACAAGGACCGCATGCTACAGCTTGTGAAGGCGAACTCCGTCCCTCTGTCACAACAGCACAAGCGTGCCAGCACATATTGAACCACGGTGAATCATTAGCAGCGAGCGCTGTGGACACAAGGCTTTGTGTTCGGTGTAACCGGTCAAGCGGCTGCCTCTGTGTCCACAGGATACTCTCATCGGGTTGAGACACCAGCTGGATGAGGTCAAGACTATCAATGTAGAGATGTACCAAAAGATGCAGGTAGCTACATCTTACCCGTCGCTGAATCCCTGATGATGACAAACGCTTCCATGCATACGACCCGTAACAACTATTTAAGGcggaacgatttggggaaataatcgaattgggattatttcgaccaatattgcgattgcgatcTAGTatgcgatttttctttttaaagttccttacgttctgtattattcactaaacaagcaataaataattatatatgtagcagtcaacatataaactgctctttcctttaggccagtcctatgtgttgagatgaattgatggaTGAATTTATGCAAcaactttatttaactattgaattctaatagaaaaataaatatgaaaaaaaagcaATGCAACTCGTGTTCTATTACATCAAGATGTCGGtttgaattcgattaatcgttcagccccaCAACTATTGAATGTTGACTATGGTTGTCCAGACCTCCGATGACGGGATGCAGCAGAAGAACGACATGATTCATAGACTGGAGGAGAAGACCAATCAGATCTCTGCCACCATGAAGCAGCTGGAGCAAAGGTAAGAGCAGACCAGCTGTGTTGGGCGGCCTCAAACCGAAATAGGGAATGATTGACACTATATAACACTGACAGGATTTTTCCAAACAGTCCAAACCAATGACAACAAATGTAGcctgtatataaatatatattcacacatgtaaaacataataaattacttttaaTAAATCGGTAAACGTAGCATCTGATAATTAAGGTGTCAAGGTTTTATTTTTTGAGGATCTAGGGCATTCTGTGTTGCTATAGCATTAGGCACCATTAGGGCTAGCTGTttgctgattggttgattgcCTTGAACACCTAGCTTTGTCATGTCCCAGTCAACATGGTCcattccccccctctcttttctcCCATTGGTTTAAATGAGTTCCATCCTTTTTGTGATTGGTTCGAGAGATGTGCTTTGTTGTACAGCACAGGTTAGACGCTGTCTCAACTGTTGACTCCAGACCAGGGTTTAAATCAAAGTTCGGGCTTAGCCGGGACCATGCAGCTGAAGTCTACGGAGTTCACTGCCATTTTTGTTGCTGAAAGACTCCATCAGTGGGATTTATATTATTCTCACATACGTCTAGTTTAGGAGAAGCAAGCTCTATGCTCTCCTGGCCTACAGATCCCCTGTGAAGACCTGGTCAATACCACCCAGGAGTGTTTGCCAGGCTTTGGTTTAAATGTGCACATCATCAATGGGATTGAAATCTAATTCTATATCAATACTTCGTCACGTGGTATGATAGTGAGGGCGTGccattttctctgtgtgtgaatAAGCTCTAGAACACTGATGTATTGAcatccttcctttcttcctccctccctccctcctttccttccttccttccttccttccttcttccttttTCCCTCCTTTTCCATAcggccatccatccatccattttaTATCATCTGTTTTAACTTTGTTTCATTTGATCCATTGATTTGTTTTGTATGCATATGCGGTCaccccattgtgtgtgtgtgtgtgtgtgtgtgcgtgtgtctgtgtgtctgtggtgtttgtctgtgttacAGTGATAAGGACTTACTGAGTCAAACGAGAACATTAGCTATGTCATTTGTTAAGTGTGCCAGCAATGACACAGAGCATCAATACAAGCTGGTTAAGGACATCTCCTTCTGAACACGACATCCAGGCGTTAATGAATACTCGTAATACAGTCCCACGATTTCACTCTTCTGCTAAACTGGTTAACCCAGACTGTGT
It encodes:
- the rufy2 gene encoding RUN and FYVE domain-containing protein 2 isoform X3, coding for MASSAEHDLAFAEADNNKEKAFGILRLQDEKANLAGDNKASGSGSTVRAGGDGRWQVPIFALARKASETFSGSIHVLPKVSDHRTSLPEEWTPKALRDPMAMERANLLNMAKLSIKGLIESALSFGRTLDSDYPPLQQFFVVMEHCLKHGLRVKKSFLGFNKSLWGPLELVEKLCPEAAEISASVRDLPGLKTPLGRARAWLRLALMQKRLADYLRLLITRKDLLSDFYESSAVLLEEEGAVIVGLLVGLNVIDANLCVKGEDLDSQVGVIDFSMYLKNDIDDYRSEERNSQIASILDQKNYVEELNRQLNSTVNGLQGRVDNLEKSNTKLIEELAIAKNNIIKLQEENQQLRSENSLILLKAKQHLELTQGDVTVERDTYKQSRQGLDEMYNEAQRQLKEECQLRQDVENELVVQVSMKQEMELAMKLLEKDIHEKQDTLIGLRHQLDEVKTINVEMYQKMQTSDDGMQQKNDMIHRLEEKTNQISATMKQLEQSDKDLLSQTRTLAMSFVKCASNDTEHQYKLVKDISF